A genomic segment from Bradyrhizobium sp. CB1015 encodes:
- a CDS encoding calcium-binding protein, translated as MRDAPYAKRHHHRQPWKPGTCGRVRDAGLPVDGRGGNDTMIATVDEGPSSLLFVGDEETLAGRSHGGNDLLVATLEGRLLYTDLDGDALIMSDQAHGGNDVLHVEASNATFANVYLSGDAGMVMTGDARGGNDLISAEMGDRSYGQFSGDSGGLMSGNAQGGNDVVSVVHAGPSSFASISGDALSSMSGDAHGGNDILICRVGGDARSGGASLFGDSGYMIDNARGGDDVLIAIVDSNAESASITLIGDAGEMIGNAQGGNDILYGSNRDDRLFGDAQTYAPAVDGSIAGGRDVLNGGGGNDQIWGGPNNDLFIFNTVSGQDVINDFDQGNAAGGSTAAEHDVIDLQDYGLAGWSALKSLIGDDGSGTP; from the coding sequence TTGCGCGATGCGCCGTATGCCAAACGACACCATCATCGTCAGCCTTGGAAGCCAGGAACTTGTGGTCGCGTACGAGACGCCGGTCTCCCGGTCGACGGTCGTGGCGGTAACGACACCATGATCGCGACGGTCGACGAAGGACCCAGCAGCCTGCTGTTCGTCGGTGACGAGGAGACCCTGGCGGGCCGATCGCATGGGGGCAACGACCTTCTTGTCGCGACGCTCGAGGGGCGACTGCTCTATACGGACCTCGACGGCGACGCGCTGATCATGTCCGACCAGGCCCATGGCGGCAACGACGTGCTGCACGTCGAGGCCTCGAACGCGACCTTTGCGAACGTTTATCTCTCGGGCGACGCCGGCATGGTCATGACCGGCGACGCCAGGGGCGGCAATGACCTCATCTCGGCAGAGATGGGCGACAGATCATATGGTCAGTTCAGCGGCGATTCCGGAGGGCTGATGAGCGGCAACGCTCAGGGCGGCAACGACGTCGTCAGCGTGGTCCATGCCGGCCCCTCCAGCTTCGCGTCGATATCGGGTGATGCCTTGTCGTCCATGAGCGGCGATGCACACGGCGGCAATGACATCCTCATCTGTAGGGTCGGCGGCGATGCGCGGTCCGGCGGCGCATCGCTGTTCGGCGATAGCGGTTACATGATCGACAACGCCCGTGGTGGCGATGACGTCCTGATCGCAATCGTCGACAGCAATGCGGAATCGGCTTCAATCACGCTGATCGGCGATGCCGGGGAGATGATCGGCAACGCGCAAGGCGGCAATGATATCCTCTACGGAAGCAATCGCGACGATCGGCTGTTTGGCGATGCACAGACCTACGCCCCCGCCGTGGACGGCTCGATCGCGGGCGGCCGGGACGTTCTCAACGGCGGCGGCGGTAACGATCAGATCTGGGGCGGACCGAACAACGACCTGTTCATCTTCAATACGGTTTCGGGCCAGGACGTGATCAACGATTTCGATCAGGGCAACGCGGCTGGGGGCAGCACCGCAGCGGAGCACGACGTCATCGACCTGCAAGATTACGGCCTGGCAGGATGGAGCGCGTTGAAGAGCCTGATCGGCGACGACGGCTCCGGCACGCCGTGA
- a CDS encoding SMP-30/gluconolactonase/LRE family protein — protein MTRQEAPEQEQRAQHAALSRRTLVGGLALGAAATLAGPALAQTGPAAPPTTITTPPRDFGPNGAPTTYFWDPDIIAVDPSFNDLAQPNTAIKRLYTGLLWAEGPAWSAQGRYLLWSDIPNNRQMRWTEDDGRVSVFRSPSNNSNGNSFDFQGRQLSCEHLTRRVTRYEHDGTATVLADSYQGKKLNSPNDVAAHPDGSYWFTDPPYGGQLYEGEPDVAGGPSNAGGKLNPRIGQPAGFVPGKRELPTNCYRIDPSGRIDLVVTEDQVPDPNGLCFSPDYKKLYIASTGKGPGDTGAGGKGEIFVFDVGSDNKLSNLKKFSDCVIDGVKCGPDGLRCDVNGNLWASSNAGRAVGYSGVTVWSPEGKLLGRIRLPEVCGNVCFGGPKRNRLFMAASQSLYAVYTATQGAGPG, from the coding sequence ATGACACGCCAGGAGGCTCCTGAGCAGGAGCAGCGTGCGCAGCATGCTGCGCTTTCACGACGAACGCTGGTCGGCGGGCTGGCGCTCGGCGCCGCCGCCACGCTGGCGGGCCCCGCGCTGGCCCAGACCGGGCCTGCCGCACCGCCGACGACGATCACGACGCCGCCGCGCGATTTCGGACCCAACGGCGCGCCGACGACCTATTTCTGGGACCCCGACATCATCGCGGTCGATCCGTCCTTCAACGATCTCGCCCAGCCCAACACCGCGATCAAGCGTCTCTATACGGGCCTGTTGTGGGCCGAGGGCCCGGCGTGGAGTGCGCAAGGCCGCTATCTCTTGTGGAGCGACATTCCCAACAACCGGCAAATGCGCTGGACCGAGGACGACGGCCGCGTCAGCGTGTTCCGCTCGCCCTCCAACAACTCCAACGGCAACTCCTTCGACTTCCAGGGCCGCCAGCTCTCCTGCGAGCACCTGACGCGGCGGGTGACGCGCTACGAGCATGACGGCACCGCCACGGTGCTCGCGGACTCCTATCAGGGCAAGAAGCTGAACTCGCCGAACGACGTCGCCGCCCATCCCGACGGCAGCTATTGGTTCACCGATCCGCCCTATGGCGGCCAGCTCTACGAAGGCGAGCCCGACGTCGCGGGCGGTCCGAGCAATGCGGGCGGCAAGCTCAATCCGCGGATCGGTCAGCCGGCCGGCTTCGTGCCGGGCAAGCGCGAGCTGCCGACCAATTGCTACCGCATCGATCCCTCCGGCCGCATCGACCTCGTCGTCACCGAGGACCAGGTGCCCGACCCGAACGGGCTCTGCTTCTCGCCCGATTACAAGAAGCTCTACATTGCCTCGACCGGCAAAGGGCCGGGCGACACCGGCGCCGGCGGCAAAGGCGAGATCTTCGTGTTCGACGTCGGCAGCGATAACAAGCTGTCGAACCTGAAGAAGTTCAGCGATTGCGTGATCGACGGCGTGAAGTGCGGACCGGATGGCCTGCGCTGCGACGTCAACGGCAATCTCTGGGCTTCCAGCAATGCCGGCCGCGCCGTCGGCTACAGCGGCGTGACGGTGTGGTCGCCGGAGGGCAAGCTGCTCGGCCGCATCCGCCTGCCGGAAGTCTGCGGCAACGTCTGCTTCGGCGGTCCGAAGCGCAACCGCCTGTTCATGGCCGCGAGCCAATCGCTCTACGCCGTCTACACGGCGACGCAGGGCGCCGGGCCGGGCTGA